A part of Syngnathoides biaculeatus isolate LvHL_M chromosome 21, ASM1980259v1, whole genome shotgun sequence genomic DNA contains:
- the smim20 gene encoding small integral membrane protein 20, with amino-acid sequence MSKNRKIAFIFGGFVTAVAAAFYPIFFYPLAHKNEYRKVQKMNRAGIEQADVQPVGVKIWSDPFKK; translated from the exons ATGtccaaaaacaggaaaattGCTTTCATATTTGGAGGATTTGTCACGGCTGTTGCCGCTGCGTTTTACCCCATTTTCTTCTACCCGCTGGCCCACAAAAACGAGTACA GAAAAGTCCAAAAGATGAACCGGGCCGGAATCGAGCAGGCTGACGTGCAGCCCGTCG GTGTGAAGATCTGGTCTGATCCGTTCAAGAAGTGA